The Oxobacter pfennigii genome includes the window GCACATGAAGGAAGTCATGGCTATAATCCGAATGAACATGATAAACAAAACAAAGGAAGCTTTAATGAAGCAGGGATTTTCCTCCTTTAACTGCAGAAAAGTAATGGGCAGGGGAAAAAGAAAAGTTGATTTTTCAATACTGGAGGATGTAATAGTTCTAGACGAGTTCAAATCATCAAAACTGGCGGCAGAGCTTTCCGAGATGCACAGGCTTATTCCTAAAAGAATGGTGTCGATCATAGTCAAGGATGATGAAGTGTCAAAAGTTGTGAATACACTGATTGAAGTTAACAGGACAGGAAGCCCGGGAGACGG containing:
- a CDS encoding P-II family nitrogen regulator yields the protein MKEVMAIIRMNMINKTKEALMKQGFSSFNCRKVMGRGKRKVDFSILEDVIVLDEFKSSKLAAELSEMHRLIPKRMVSIIVKDDEVSKVVNTLIEVNRTGSPGDGKIFVTDVVEAVRVRTGEKNELAL